The window ACGGGGAAGACCTCCACCGCACGCATCTTCGCCAAGGCCCTCAACTGCCCCAACGGCCCCAGCATTGACTTCGATCCCGAGGACGAGCTCTGCAAAGAAATCGCCGAAGGCCGCAGCCTCGATGTCCTGGAAATCGACGGTGCCAGCAACAACGGCGTCGATCAGGTGCGCGACCTCCGCGAAAGCGTTAAATACGCCCCCTCCCGCTGCCGCTACAAAATCTACTACATTGACGAGGTCCACATGCTCTCCACCGCCGCGTTCAATGCGCTGCTGAAGACCCTCGAAGAACCGCCAGACCACGTCAAATTCATCTTCGCCACCACCGAGGCGAATAAGATCCTGCCCACCATCATCAGCCGCTGCCAGCGGTTCGATCTCCGCCGCATCCCCAACACCATCATCGCCAAGCACCTCCTCCACATCGCCACGTTGGAAAACGTGGACCTGGACGAGAAAGCCGCCTTTGCCATCGCCAAAGGTGCCGATGGTGGCATGCGCGACGCCCAGTCCATGCTGGACCAGCTCGTCGCCTTCTGCGGCAACACCATCCGCGAGCCCGACGTCCTGGAAATCTTCGGCTTCACCGCCGTCCAGTCCGTCGCCAAAATGGCCCAGTGCATTCTCGATAGCGACACCGTCGGGGCCCTCCGCCTCGTCCATGACACCAGCGAAGCCGGCAAGGACCTCGGCCGCATGCTGGGAGATCTCATCCAGCACTTCCGCACCCTCCTCGTCAGCCAGGCAGATCCCGATGCCGCCGCCGAAGACCTCGAGCCCGACATCGCCGATCTCGTCAGCCACCAGGCCCAGATCGCCAGCACCGAGCAGCTCCTCCGCATCGTCGATGGCCTCGCCGAGGTGGATGCCCGCATGCGCTGGGCCACGAACAAACGCCTCCATTTCGAACTCGGCGTCATCCAGGCAGTCCAGAACTACAACGAGGTCAGCATCAGCGACGTCATCGAAGCCCTCGAAGGCAACGGAGCCGTCTCCGTCCCCCGCCCTGCCCCACGTCCCCAGCCCGCCCCGCGCCGCGCCGCCCCGGTGGAGCTCCCCCCCGCGCAGCCACCCGCCCCAGCCCCCGTGGCCAAGGCCCCCGAGCCCGCCCCCGTCATCATCGAAGAGGCCCTCCCGCCCCTCGCTGCCGCCCCGGCACCCGCCCCCGTTCCCGAGCCCGAGCCACCTCCGGCCCCCGCACCAGCCCCCGAGCCCCCGCCTGCCCCTGCCCCAGAGCCCGCACCCGCACCCGCTCCGAAACCAGCCCCCGCACCCGTCGCCGCCCCGGCCCCGGCACCCGCCGCCCCCGCGCTGACGAATGAAGAATTCCGCCTGGAACTCCTCGGCCTCGTCCAGCAAAAGCGCCCCCTCATCGCCTCCTGGCTGGAGGCCACCACCGTCATGTCCATGGCGCGCGGCATCATCAAGCTCGGCTTCCCCTCCAGCG is drawn from Prosthecobacter algae and contains these coding sequences:
- the dnaX gene encoding DNA polymerase III subunit gamma/tau; amino-acid sequence: MSYQVFARKYRPKTFADVLGQEHVVRTLRNAIAQNRLAHAYLFVGPRGTGKTSTARIFAKALNCPNGPSIDFDPEDELCKEIAEGRSLDVLEIDGASNNGVDQVRDLRESVKYAPSRCRYKIYYIDEVHMLSTAAFNALLKTLEEPPDHVKFIFATTEANKILPTIISRCQRFDLRRIPNTIIAKHLLHIATLENVDLDEKAAFAIAKGADGGMRDAQSMLDQLVAFCGNTIREPDVLEIFGFTAVQSVAKMAQCILDSDTVGALRLVHDTSEAGKDLGRMLGDLIQHFRTLLVSQADPDAAAEDLEPDIADLVSHQAQIASTEQLLRIVDGLAEVDARMRWATNKRLHFELGVIQAVQNYNEVSISDVIEALEGNGAVSVPRPAPRPQPAPRRAAPVELPPAQPPAPAPVAKAPEPAPVIIEEALPPLAAAPAPAPVPEPEPPPAPAPAPEPPPAPAPEPAPAPAPKPAPAPVAAPAPAPAAPALTNEEFRLELLGLVQQKRPLIASWLEATTVMSMARGIIKLGFPSSESHAKESLARDNQRTFLEGLAQDIHGTPMKFEMLVDPSLKPPPPAELFGSFDLPAAAPAAAPAAAPRPATAPVPVTERPREAPAAAETPEAPASDAPTPESITAEFQNDPLIQSAIEKFKLKLASNPPAPQP